Proteins co-encoded in one Bacteroidota bacterium genomic window:
- a CDS encoding dihydrofolate reductase, whose amino-acid sequence MKLPLTKIIPVCLVVSGLLSSCSGDKKAETNDTKNDSTATETTEIMADRFKDIQVLRYEIPGFNELSLQQKQLAYYLYEAGLSGRDIFYDQKYKHNLCIRKTLETILSTYSGDKNSSEFAQFLTYAKRVFFADGIHHHYSNAKMIPECSPEYFSDLLAKSDQAKLPLEGMNLSEFTAFLKPIIFDPNVDAKAVDLSANTDNVLSSAGNFYEGVNQKEVEAFYASMVQKGVKQQPSWGLNSKVVKENGKIIERVWKSGGMYGAAIDKVIYWLEKAVTVAENDVQKNTLQQLIKYYKSGDLKDFDNYSVSWVGDTASRIDVVNGFIEVYHDAMQKKGGYESVVSMKDMEATKRIGAIAKEAQWFEDHSPISDSHKKKSVKGISAKVITVIGEVGDAAPATPIGINLPNAEWIRETHGSKSVALSNIVHSYNYCRAKSPLFDEFGLNKEVSDRQSKYGPLSGDLETDMHEVIGHASGQINEGVATTDITLKNYAGTLEEARADLVGLYYIMDQKLVDIGVSPSIEVGKAQYDYYILNGLMAQLVRINEGDNLEEAHMRNRQLNASWAFEKGEKDKVIEKVTKDGKTYFQINDYNKLRTLFGELLKEIQRIKSEGDYAAAKNLVETYGVKVDQALLKEVHTRMEKLSIAPYMGFIQPRLVPVMEGDKIIDVKVENNESFIDQMLRYGNEYGFLPVKN is encoded by the coding sequence ATGAAATTACCATTAACTAAAATAATTCCTGTTTGCCTCGTTGTTTCAGGATTACTAAGCTCGTGTAGCGGAGATAAAAAGGCTGAAACGAACGATACAAAAAATGACTCAACAGCCACAGAAACCACTGAGATTATGGCTGATCGGTTTAAGGATATTCAGGTATTGCGTTACGAAATACCTGGGTTCAATGAATTATCGCTGCAGCAAAAACAATTGGCGTATTATTTATACGAAGCAGGTTTGAGTGGTCGAGATATTTTTTATGATCAAAAATACAAGCATAATTTATGCATTCGTAAAACACTAGAAACTATCTTAAGTACTTATTCGGGTGATAAAAATAGCAGTGAGTTTGCGCAATTTCTGACCTATGCCAAACGCGTGTTTTTTGCTGATGGAATTCACCATCATTACAGCAATGCTAAAATGATTCCTGAATGTTCACCTGAATATTTTTCTGATTTACTAGCTAAAAGTGATCAAGCAAAACTTCCTTTGGAAGGAATGAATCTTTCGGAATTCACAGCGTTTTTGAAACCCATTATTTTTGATCCGAATGTTGATGCAAAGGCTGTTGACTTAAGTGCGAATACCGACAATGTACTTTCTTCTGCTGGTAATTTTTATGAAGGAGTAAACCAAAAGGAAGTAGAGGCATTTTATGCGAGCATGGTTCAAAAGGGAGTTAAGCAACAACCATCTTGGGGCCTAAATTCTAAAGTGGTGAAAGAAAATGGAAAGATCATTGAACGAGTTTGGAAGAGTGGAGGAATGTACGGTGCAGCTATTGACAAAGTGATTTATTGGCTAGAAAAAGCGGTTACTGTGGCTGAAAATGATGTGCAAAAAAATACCCTTCAACAGTTGATTAAATATTACAAAAGTGGTGATTTAAAAGATTTTGATAATTACTCAGTTTCTTGGGTGGGTGATACTGCTTCACGTATTGATGTTGTAAATGGTTTTATTGAAGTTTATCACGATGCAATGCAAAAGAAAGGTGGCTATGAATCGGTAGTATCAATGAAAGATATGGAAGCTACTAAACGTATCGGTGCTATTGCAAAGGAGGCTCAGTGGTTTGAAGATCATTCACCTATTTCTGATTCGCATAAAAAGAAAAGCGTAAAGGGAATTTCAGCGAAAGTTATTACGGTTATTGGTGAAGTTGGAGATGCAGCACCTGCTACTCCTATTGGTATAAATCTGCCAAATGCTGAATGGATTCGTGAAACGCATGGAAGCAAATCGGTTGCATTAAGCAACATTGTACATTCTTATAATTATTGCCGTGCGAAAAGCCCTTTATTTGATGAGTTTGGATTAAATAAAGAAGTTAGCGATCGTCAAAGCAAATACGGGCCTTTAAGTGGTGATTTGGAAACAGACATGCACGAAGTTATTGGTCATGCATCAGGCCAAATTAACGAAGGAGTAGCAACAACAGATATAACCTTAAAAAATTATGCTGGTACCCTGGAGGAAGCAAGAGCCGATTTAGTTGGCTTGTATTACATCATGGATCAAAAACTTGTAGATATTGGAGTTAGCCCTTCAATTGAAGTGGGTAAAGCTCAATACGATTATTATATTTTAAATGGTTTAATGGCGCAATTGGTTCGTATTAACGAAGGTGATAATTTGGAAGAAGCACACATGCGTAATCGTCAATTAAATGCAAGCTGGGCTTTTGAAAAGGGCGAAAAAGACAAGGTGATTGAAAAGGTAACCAAGGACGGTAAAACCTACTTCCAAATCAATGATTATAACAAACTGAGAACATTGTTTGGTGAATTGCTGAAAGAAATTCAACGCATAAAATCAGAAGGAGACTATGCTGCTGCAAAAAATTTGGTTGAAACCTATGGCGTTAAAGTTGACCAAGCTTTGTTGAAGGAAGTACACACCCGTATGGAAAAATTGAGTATAGCACCATACATGGGATTCATACAACCTCGTTTAGTTCCAGTAATGGAAGGGGACAAAATTATTGATGTTAAAGTTGAAAATAATGAAAGCTTTATTGATCAAATGTTACGCTATGGTAATGAATATGGCTTTTTACCAGTAAAGAATTAA
- a CDS encoding PD40 domain-containing protein: MDKHFIKQAMLHYYVKNCLVLLLLVLYSLGAFAQSNTKEFRKLMWEGNQGFEIGDYLNAKIAFEKAEAIDSTNKELNYKLGMCKFEIKKFRHDSRKNFERIKSADYPEANYYLGILYHLSKDFDKAIVSFNAYQSAKGEKEHLAKEINDLLIKCYSAQLLESTKYSSVEIENLGPTINTEFPEYVPLIPADEKFMIFTSRRKNELHDKLNAYGEYYEDIYQTFRNNGIWTAPKLLDSTINTVTHDACTGLSADGEKLLLFRTSKDTRTGDILESNFINAVWTKPTPLRLNVNSSDYIESSACYSPNNDIVFFSSNRMGGFGGKDLYYVKKLPDGTWGIPRNLGENVNTEYNEDAPFVDALGKTVYFSSEGHTNMGGYDVFKSNFDEAGYFTKAVNLGSPINTVNDDVFFVLNPDSSVAYLSSEREGGYGSQDIYKVYFNDNPATLKVYDVHIQDEQNTFIKNVDITLYDAKSNELVGKYKSNPNSGKIIFISRPQRQFKIQIQANGYETKVLENYSLAGNYDVLFTLTKSAK, translated from the coding sequence ATGGACAAACACTTTATAAAACAGGCGATGTTACACTACTACGTTAAAAATTGTCTTGTACTGCTTCTGCTGGTATTGTATTCTTTAGGTGCATTCGCGCAATCGAATACAAAAGAGTTTCGTAAGTTGATGTGGGAAGGAAATCAAGGCTTCGAAATAGGTGATTACTTGAATGCAAAAATTGCATTTGAAAAAGCTGAAGCAATTGATAGTACCAACAAGGAATTGAATTATAAATTGGGAATGTGCAAATTCGAAATAAAAAAATTCCGTCATGATTCACGTAAAAATTTTGAACGAATAAAAAGCGCTGATTATCCTGAAGCAAATTATTACTTGGGTATCCTTTATCATCTCTCAAAAGATTTTGATAAAGCAATTGTCAGCTTCAACGCTTACCAAAGTGCTAAAGGTGAGAAAGAACATTTGGCCAAAGAAATAAACGACTTGCTTATTAAATGCTATTCGGCTCAATTATTAGAGTCTACTAAATATAGTTCAGTAGAAATTGAGAACCTTGGACCAACTATTAATACTGAATTTCCGGAATACGTTCCATTGATTCCTGCCGATGAAAAGTTTATGATTTTTACATCGCGTCGAAAAAATGAATTACACGATAAACTAAATGCGTACGGCGAATATTATGAAGATATCTATCAAACCTTTCGCAACAATGGTATCTGGACTGCTCCAAAACTACTCGATAGTACCATTAATACAGTTACACATGATGCATGCACCGGATTATCGGCCGATGGCGAAAAATTGCTTTTATTTCGTACTAGTAAGGACACTCGAACAGGAGATATTTTAGAGAGTAACTTTATTAATGCAGTTTGGACAAAACCTACTCCTTTGCGTTTAAATGTAAATAGCTCGGACTATATAGAATCCAGTGCCTGTTATTCGCCCAACAACGACATTGTATTTTTTTCGAGTAATCGGATGGGGGGATTTGGAGGTAAGGATTTGTATTACGTTAAAAAATTACCGGATGGAACTTGGGGAATTCCAAGAAATTTGGGCGAAAATGTAAATACCGAATACAATGAAGATGCTCCTTTTGTTGATGCATTGGGTAAAACAGTATATTTTAGTTCAGAAGGTCATACCAACATGGGAGGCTATGATGTGTTTAAATCCAATTTTGATGAAGCAGGATATTTTACCAAGGCAGTTAACTTAGGAAGCCCAATAAACACGGTAAACGACGATGTTTTTTTTGTATTGAATCCGGATAGTTCTGTAGCCTACTTATCGTCAGAGCGAGAAGGCGGATATGGATCACAGGATATTTACAAAGTATATTTCAATGATAATCCTGCTACCTTAAAAGTTTATGACGTGCACATTCAAGACGAGCAAAACACATTTATTAAAAACGTAGATATTACCTTGTATGATGCCAAATCAAATGAGTTAGTTGGTAAATACAAATCAAATCCGAATTCCGGAAAAATTATTTTTATTTCTCGCCCTCAACGGCAATTTAAAATTCAGATACAGGCCAATGGATATGAGACTAAAGTGCTCGAAAACTACAGTTTGGCCGGAAACTATGATGTATTATTTACCTTAACCAAATCAGCAAAATGA
- a CDS encoding T9SS type A sorting domain-containing protein, with product MLNNQDATLVSKNDISRPNQTFSGIIEGIRSAGSVISVLIEKNRIGNLFSQIPSASSTAYGIAFNTISIVGIGTENRVVNNLIYNFNGGQGTHVGVNLSSAPYTKLYHNTISFDDAVGSSSSITGLNINTTNVGQELKNNIFYITRGSSNVSGSRCISNSAGSGTLISNGNDFYITNSDGSYEIVTGFGTGLSSWQGAGYDVLSKNVDPFFTNPSLINYSPNNGVLDGAALAIGIVDDINNSPRSLTTPDIGAYEFAPPSIPPSCVSSVTVNNLTCITATNLTWTPAAGFPTGYKIYFGSDGGGVTLPVNSYTPGNVLSFILPSLTPGATYYYSVAPYNNAGENTCPIFSFVSTGTAITQTPSQSASSYTETMDNGVTPPELPCGTTSSNENFPADAFTWYTANGAGNAHAGTRYLRIDRNSNNTTAKDDWFYSAPMNLTGGKLYRIYFWHRIGAVGSENFEIFLSNSNDAATMLTTSALFNGASNLMTYKLDSSADILPPFTGVYYYGIHANGAANGQSLFMDDIQVKQIPVAAMDPASCITVPSLYDQLLVQPVYQAQDYKFKIENLAASYSYEFTRNLPIPDFRLKWAPGVTYDLSYDVSVSYKKNNVWSPYGPSCVVTMGPFPTTQLRGASCGATLTDLYTPLYIDSVGGANDYEYKIVQNTLAYDHTWMRGAPVLDYRLYWAYQTSPLLVERVQFGFTYDVQVRALVGRTGPAQGNLPGTLGTFGPVCTVTLSGQPQTQLVAAPGPQQSCGKLLTNITEQIFCIPVVGASNYRYTAVNAALGYNATADRNSTVNDFRLNWLPTVGGIGLRYATTYDITVQNNVGGVWSTAGTMCQVTTPPQPLTELQPAYCLYTLPTFSTPIYCNSVPAATNYRYHITGPMGYDKTITRNSGGTDFRFTWTLVCCGGQNVLPNTPYTVEVASYAGGVWSAYGNPCTVTTSATVPRYNPFLAEEGKVEAAAAELGLSVYPNPSAVNETYYIELNGIQQANENVAINIYNVLGAKVYSTQVITKEENRLVLQPENTLAAGVYTVEAQINGTVSRVKFVVK from the coding sequence GTGTTAAACAATCAGGATGCTACATTGGTGAGCAAAAACGACATTTCACGACCTAATCAAACGTTTTCAGGTATTATTGAGGGTATACGTTCTGCGGGAAGTGTTATAAGTGTTTTGATCGAAAAAAATCGAATCGGTAATTTGTTCAGTCAAATACCAAGTGCGTCTTCTACTGCTTATGGTATTGCTTTCAACACTATTTCAATCGTAGGCATCGGTACCGAAAATAGAGTAGTAAATAACTTGATTTACAACTTTAATGGAGGTCAAGGAACTCATGTTGGCGTTAATTTGAGTTCAGCCCCTTATACCAAGCTATATCACAATACAATTTCATTTGATGATGCTGTTGGAAGTAGCAGTTCAATAACTGGATTGAATATAAATACAACCAATGTTGGTCAGGAACTCAAAAACAACATTTTTTACATTACCCGTGGTTCAAGCAATGTCAGCGGAAGCCGATGTATTTCAAATAGTGCAGGTTCTGGAACATTGATTTCAAATGGCAATGATTTTTACATTACAAATTCTGATGGGTCTTATGAAATTGTTACTGGATTCGGAACTGGCTTATCATCATGGCAAGGTGCTGGTTATGATGTTTTGAGTAAAAATGTTGACCCTTTCTTTACGAATCCTTCGCTGATTAATTATTCTCCTAATAATGGAGTTTTAGATGGAGCTGCACTAGCAATTGGAATTGTTGATGATATAAATAATTCACCAAGAAGCTTAACAACTCCCGACATTGGAGCGTATGAGTTTGCTCCACCAAGCATTCCACCTAGTTGCGTTTCATCAGTTACCGTAAATAACCTTACTTGTATTACTGCAACCAATTTAACTTGGACTCCAGCAGCGGGTTTTCCAACAGGCTACAAAATTTATTTTGGTAGCGATGGAGGAGGAGTAACACTTCCGGTAAATTCATACACTCCCGGCAATGTTTTAAGCTTTATTTTACCTAGTTTAACACCGGGTGCGACTTATTACTATAGCGTTGCGCCATACAATAACGCCGGTGAAAATACATGTCCAATTTTCTCTTTCGTATCAACAGGAACTGCAATTACACAAACACCATCTCAATCTGCAAGTTCATATACAGAAACAATGGATAATGGAGTTACACCTCCTGAATTGCCTTGCGGAACAACAAGTTCAAACGAGAACTTTCCGGCAGATGCATTTACTTGGTATACTGCTAACGGAGCTGGGAATGCTCATGCAGGTACCCGTTATTTACGCATCGATAGAAATTCAAACAATACTACCGCGAAAGACGATTGGTTCTATAGCGCTCCAATGAATTTAACCGGTGGAAAGTTGTACCGTATTTATTTCTGGCACCGAATTGGAGCTGTTGGTTCTGAAAACTTTGAAATATTCTTAAGCAACAGTAACGATGCGGCTACCATGTTAACCACTTCTGCACTTTTTAATGGAGCAAGTAACTTAATGACTTATAAATTGGATTCTTCAGCCGATATTTTACCTCCTTTTACTGGAGTGTACTACTATGGTATTCATGCTAATGGCGCCGCTAACGGACAAAGCCTGTTCATGGATGACATTCAGGTAAAGCAAATTCCTGTTGCAGCTATGGATCCGGCTTCTTGTATCACCGTTCCAAGTTTGTACGATCAGTTATTGGTACAACCTGTTTATCAAGCTCAAGATTACAAATTCAAAATTGAGAATTTAGCAGCGAGCTATAGTTATGAATTCACTCGTAACTTACCAATTCCTGATTTCCGCTTGAAATGGGCACCGGGAGTAACCTATGATCTATCGTACGATGTTTCAGTATCCTACAAAAAGAACAATGTATGGAGCCCTTATGGACCATCTTGTGTAGTAACCATGGGCCCTTTCCCAACCACTCAATTGCGCGGAGCATCTTGTGGAGCAACCCTTACTGATTTGTATACTCCTTTGTATATTGACTCAGTAGGTGGAGCAAACGATTACGAATACAAAATTGTACAAAACACATTAGCATACGACCATACTTGGATGCGTGGTGCTCCAGTATTAGACTACCGTTTGTATTGGGCATATCAAACATCTCCACTATTGGTTGAGCGTGTACAATTTGGATTTACCTACGATGTACAAGTACGTGCTTTAGTAGGACGCACCGGACCTGCACAAGGAAACTTACCTGGAACATTGGGAACCTTTGGACCAGTTTGTACAGTAACCTTGAGTGGTCAACCACAAACACAATTAGTAGCAGCTCCAGGTCCACAGCAATCATGCGGTAAATTATTGACCAACATTACCGAACAGATATTCTGTATCCCGGTAGTAGGAGCAAGCAATTATCGCTATACTGCTGTAAATGCAGCCTTGGGTTACAATGCAACCGCCGATCGTAATTCAACTGTAAATGATTTCCGATTAAACTGGTTACCAACCGTTGGCGGAATAGGATTGCGTTATGCAACTACTTACGACATTACCGTTCAAAACAATGTGGGTGGAGTTTGGAGCACAGCAGGAACAATGTGTCAGGTAACAACACCGCCACAACCGCTTACAGAGTTGCAACCTGCTTATTGCTTGTATACTTTACCAACCTTTAGTACTCCAATTTACTGCAACTCGGTACCAGCCGCTACTAATTACCGTTACCATATAACAGGACCAATGGGATATGACAAAACAATTACCCGAAACTCAGGTGGAACTGATTTCCGATTTACTTGGACTTTGGTATGTTGTGGAGGACAAAATGTATTGCCAAATACACCTTACACAGTTGAGGTAGCAAGTTATGCAGGAGGAGTTTGGAGTGCTTATGGTAATCCATGTACAGTAACAACCAGTGCAACTGTACCACGTTACAATCCATTCTTAGCTGAAGAAGGAAAAGTTGAAGCTGCTGCTGCAGAATTAGGATTAAGTGTATATCCAAATCCATCAGCAGTAAATGAAACTTACTACATTGAGTTAAATGGAATACAACAAGCAAACGAAAATGTTGCTATCAACATTTACAATGTGTTGGGAGCAAAAGTTTACAGCACACAAGTAATCACCAAAGAAGAGAATCGATTGGTACTACAACCGGAGAATACATTAGCTGCGGGAGTTTACACAGTAGAGGCTCAAATTAATGGCACTGTTAGTCGTGTGAAATTTGTTGTGAAGTAA
- the ispG gene encoding (E)-4-hydroxy-3-methylbut-2-enyl-diphosphate synthase, whose translation MNHQASNPLLYCNSLTEYSRYKSRIVQIGDLALGGDHPIRIQSMTTTDTMNTLATVEQSIRMIESGCELVRITAPSIKEAQNLAEIKKELRNRGYKTPLIADIHFTPNAAELAARIVEKVRVNPGNYADKKKFENIDYSDATYESELARIRERFTPLVKICKEYGTAMRIGTNHGSLSDRIMSRYGDSPLGMVESALEFLRICESENYFNIVLSMKASNPKIMVQAYRLLIQKMQLENMSYPLHLGVTEAGEGEDGRIKSAVGIGTLLEDGIGDTVRVSLTEDPEFEAPVALALVRRYANRETHAPIKAVDFSNLNYNPYEFEKRISHEIATIGGHQIPRVIADFSQHEKITPANLFGVGYAYSVTLDKWNLSDMACDFIFVGEQTIDFEIPGTLGIICNHLAWQSLQNKTQRYPLYKGEEFFAASTHSNELNFVLVHAADIFSDHADFISRLTQLDQKIVLIFDTDNMHGMAEQRRMFIELASKHCKLPVILKRNYANLSEADIQLQASTDFGALFLDGFGDGVFITANNCGSISNINRTAFGLLQATRSRISKTEYISCPSCGRTLFDLQETTARIRQRTDHLKGVKIGIMGCIVNGPGEMADADYGYVGVGVGKITLYKGKEVVKKSISSDLAVDALIDLIKENGDWVEKEVLV comes from the coding sequence ATGAATCATCAGGCTTCTAATCCTTTGCTTTACTGCAACAGTTTAACCGAATATTCGCGCTATAAAAGTCGTATTGTACAAATTGGAGATCTTGCGCTGGGAGGCGATCATCCCATACGCATCCAAAGTATGACAACTACCGATACGATGAATACACTGGCCACAGTAGAACAAAGCATTCGAATGATTGAAAGCGGTTGTGAACTGGTTCGAATTACTGCTCCGAGTATTAAAGAAGCACAAAATTTAGCTGAGATTAAAAAAGAATTGCGGAATCGGGGATATAAAACTCCTTTAATTGCCGACATTCATTTTACTCCAAATGCTGCTGAACTTGCAGCGCGAATCGTTGAAAAAGTTAGAGTAAACCCGGGGAATTATGCCGATAAAAAGAAATTTGAAAATATCGATTATTCCGATGCCACTTACGAATCAGAACTGGCACGAATTCGTGAGCGATTTACTCCGTTAGTGAAAATTTGTAAAGAATATGGAACAGCCATGCGAATAGGTACTAACCATGGTTCGTTGAGTGATAGAATTATGAGCAGGTATGGCGATTCTCCCTTAGGAATGGTTGAGTCAGCTCTTGAGTTTTTGCGCATTTGCGAATCTGAAAATTACTTCAACATCGTGTTGAGTATGAAAGCCAGCAACCCAAAAATCATGGTGCAAGCTTATCGATTATTGATTCAAAAAATGCAACTCGAAAATATGTCTTATCCGCTGCACCTTGGAGTTACAGAAGCTGGTGAAGGCGAAGACGGACGTATTAAATCGGCAGTAGGAATAGGTACTTTGTTAGAAGATGGGATTGGAGATACTGTTCGCGTTTCACTTACCGAAGATCCTGAATTTGAAGCACCGGTTGCATTAGCATTGGTGCGTCGTTACGCAAATCGCGAAACTCATGCACCAATAAAAGCAGTTGATTTTTCAAATTTGAATTATAACCCGTATGAATTCGAAAAAAGAATAAGCCATGAAATTGCAACTATTGGTGGACATCAAATTCCACGTGTAATTGCGGATTTTAGCCAGCATGAAAAGATTACTCCTGCTAATTTATTTGGAGTAGGTTATGCGTATTCAGTAACACTTGACAAATGGAATCTGAGCGATATGGCCTGTGATTTTATTTTCGTAGGTGAACAAACTATTGACTTTGAAATTCCCGGAACGCTCGGAATTATCTGTAATCATTTAGCATGGCAAAGCCTTCAAAATAAAACACAGCGGTATCCACTTTACAAAGGTGAAGAGTTTTTTGCAGCTTCTACTCACTCAAATGAGCTAAATTTTGTATTAGTGCATGCTGCCGATATCTTTAGCGACCATGCTGATTTTATTAGTCGCTTAACTCAATTGGATCAAAAAATAGTTCTGATTTTTGATACCGATAACATGCATGGTATGGCTGAACAGCGACGCATGTTTATTGAACTTGCATCCAAGCATTGCAAATTGCCTGTGATTCTTAAACGCAACTATGCTAATTTAAGTGAAGCTGATATACAGCTGCAAGCATCAACTGATTTTGGAGCCTTATTTTTGGATGGATTTGGCGATGGTGTTTTTATTACAGCTAATAATTGTGGTAGTATTTCAAACATTAACCGAACTGCATTTGGTTTATTGCAAGCTACCCGCTCGCGCATCTCAAAAACCGAATACATCTCCTGCCCATCTTGTGGTCGTACCCTTTTTGATTTGCAGGAAACTACAGCTCGAATTCGCCAACGAACCGATCACTTAAAAGGAGTAAAAATTGGTATTATGGGATGCATCGTAAATGGGCCGGGTGAAATGGCGGATGCAGACTATGGCTATGTTGGTGTTGGTGTTGGAAAAATAACACTTTATAAAGGTAAAGAAGTCGTGAAAAAAAGCATCAGTTCTGATTTAGCAGTTGATGCATTAATAGACCTTATAAAAGAAAACGGCGATTGGGTTGAAAAGGAAGTATTGGTTTAG
- a CDS encoding NAD-dependent epimerase/dehydratase family protein has translation MTDTERILVVGSNGQIGTELVMRLREIYGHSNVIAADIKDADKETLKQFGPYETLNVLNAKRLFEVVQQYKITQIYLLAALLSATAEKNIKFAWDLNMNGLFNVLDLAKEKHIAKVYWPSSIAVFGPSTPKLNTPQFTVMEPNTVYGISKQTGERWCEYYFEKYGVDVRSLRYPGLIGWKSAPGGGTTDYAVHIFHEAKKSGEYTCFLSENTRLPMMFMSDAIDATVSLMQAESQKVKIRSSYNVAGLDFTPEEISKELMKYYPQFKMKYAPDFRQAIADSWPGSIDDTEARKDWEWKPKFDLTKLVKEMVENV, from the coding sequence ATGACAGATACGGAAAGAATTTTAGTTGTTGGTTCAAATGGACAAATAGGTACGGAGTTAGTAATGCGTTTACGCGAAATATATGGGCATTCGAATGTGATAGCCGCCGATATAAAAGATGCAGACAAAGAAACATTGAAGCAATTCGGACCTTATGAAACACTAAATGTTCTTAATGCAAAGCGCTTGTTTGAGGTAGTACAACAGTATAAAATAACTCAGATTTATTTGTTGGCGGCCTTATTAAGCGCAACAGCCGAAAAAAATATAAAATTTGCCTGGGATTTAAACATGAATGGTTTGTTTAATGTGCTCGACTTAGCTAAAGAAAAGCATATTGCTAAGGTTTACTGGCCCAGTTCAATTGCAGTGTTTGGGCCCTCAACTCCCAAACTTAATACTCCGCAATTTACAGTCATGGAACCAAATACTGTTTATGGAATAAGTAAACAAACAGGGGAGCGTTGGTGTGAATATTATTTTGAAAAATATGGTGTTGATGTACGTAGTTTGCGTTACCCTGGTTTAATTGGTTGGAAGAGTGCACCCGGTGGAGGTACTACTGATTATGCTGTTCATATTTTTCATGAAGCAAAAAAGTCAGGAGAATATACTTGTTTTTTATCTGAAAATACGCGCCTTCCAATGATGTTTATGAGCGACGCTATTGATGCAACAGTTTCGCTCATGCAAGCTGAATCACAAAAAGTGAAAATTCGTTCGAGTTACAATGTTGCAGGTTTGGATTTTACTCCTGAAGAAATTAGTAAAGAACTGATGAAGTATTATCCCCAATTTAAAATGAAGTATGCACCTGATTTTCGACAAGCTATTGCGGATAGTTGGCCCGGTAGTATTGATGATACCGAAGCACGCAAAGATTGGGAATGGAAGCCTAAGTTTGACTTAACAAAATTGGTGAAAGAAATGGTTGAAAATGTTTAG
- a CDS encoding type IX secretion system membrane protein PorP/SprF — MSSRIKFLFLAYMASLMMVKGQDMHFSQFYSSPVYLNPALAGLNVCSRATLVYRNQWPGISKAFNSYMFSSDHFIADAKLGAGMLMAHDEAGSGNLMTTIVSPTLAYELRVSQEFGIRFGIQPGLTQKRINYKKLVFGDQIARGGDVSTIEDSKPSKTYFDAGTGIFFYTKQYWGGFALNHINQPNESLTGTTSRLPVKYTLHGGYSHMLNPDERDELKRKSFTSVFHYRHQKKFDQFDYGLYYRENVFTVGLWYRGLNIVKRYRKGYQNNDALCLILGLQNKRTSFGYSYDITISKLANVSQGAHEVTVSYQLCNPKKKKKIRLTVDCPKF; from the coding sequence ATGAGCTCCCGTATTAAATTCCTCTTTCTTGCTTATATGGCCTCACTGATGATGGTGAAAGGGCAAGACATGCACTTTTCACAGTTTTATTCATCACCGGTATATTTAAATCCTGCTTTAGCGGGATTAAATGTGTGTTCACGAGCAACACTTGTTTATCGTAATCAATGGCCCGGAATTTCAAAAGCTTTTAATTCATATATGTTTTCGAGTGATCATTTTATTGCCGATGCCAAACTTGGAGCCGGTATGTTGATGGCACATGATGAAGCAGGAAGCGGAAATTTAATGACCACTATTGTTAGCCCCACTCTTGCTTATGAATTACGCGTAAGTCAGGAGTTTGGGATTCGTTTTGGCATACAACCCGGACTAACACAGAAACGAATTAATTATAAAAAATTAGTTTTTGGAGATCAAATTGCACGAGGTGGGGACGTTTCAACAATTGAAGATTCAAAACCATCTAAAACGTATTTTGACGCCGGTACCGGAATATTTTTTTATACCAAACAATATTGGGGAGGTTTTGCTTTGAACCACATAAATCAACCCAATGAATCGTTAACTGGTACAACCTCGCGTTTGCCTGTGAAATATACTTTACACGGAGGTTATTCGCACATGTTGAATCCCGATGAACGTGATGAATTGAAGAGAAAATCATTCACCAGTGTGTTTCATTACCGTCATCAAAAAAAATTCGACCAGTTTGACTATGGATTGTATTACCGCGAAAATGTTTTCACTGTTGGTTTGTGGTACCGTGGTTTAAACATAGTGAAGCGCTACCGAAAAGGATATCAAAATAACGATGCATTGTGTTTAATATTGGGCTTGCAAAACAAACGCACCAGCTTTGGCTATAGTTATGACATTACAATTTCTAAACTGGCAAATGTCTCTCAAGGTGCCCATGAAGTAACCGTTTCTTATCAACTTTGCAATCCCAAGAAAAAGAAAAAAATACGATTAACTGTTGATTGTCCTAAATTTTAA